From Solwaraspora sp. WMMD1047, the proteins below share one genomic window:
- the rhaI gene encoding L-rhamnose isomerase encodes MTQPVSPPPAVRAALRAQRIEVPSWAYGNSGTRFKVFAQAGVPRTPQEKIADAARVHAHTGIAPIVSLHIPWDRVDDYGELASYAADHGMRIGAINSNVFQDDDYRLGSVTHPDPRVRRKALDHLLECVDIMDATGSRDLKLWFADGTNYPGQDSIRARQDRLAQALSAVYDRLADGQRMLLEYKLFEPAFYTMDVPDWGTAYAHCRRLGPKAQVVIDTGHHAPGTNIEFIVAFLLREEKLGAFDFNSRFYADDDLMVGAADPFQLFRIMHEIVLADALRPESGVNFMLDQCHNIEPKIPAQIRSVLNVQEATAKALLVDAGALAAAQAAGDVLGANGVLMDAYHTDVRPMLRELRTELGLDPDPMAAYARSGYQEKIAAERVGGRQAGWDA; translated from the coding sequence ATGACGCAACCCGTCAGCCCGCCGCCGGCGGTCCGGGCCGCCCTGCGGGCGCAGCGGATCGAGGTGCCGTCCTGGGCGTACGGCAACTCCGGCACCCGGTTCAAGGTGTTCGCGCAGGCCGGGGTCCCCCGCACCCCGCAGGAAAAGATCGCCGACGCGGCCCGGGTGCACGCCCACACCGGGATCGCACCGATCGTGTCCCTGCACATCCCGTGGGACCGGGTGGACGACTACGGCGAGCTGGCGTCGTACGCGGCGGACCACGGCATGCGGATCGGCGCCATAAACAGCAACGTGTTCCAGGACGACGACTACCGGCTCGGCAGCGTCACCCACCCGGACCCGCGGGTGCGCCGCAAGGCGCTGGACCACCTGCTCGAGTGCGTGGACATCATGGACGCCACCGGGTCGCGGGACCTGAAGCTGTGGTTCGCCGACGGCACCAACTACCCGGGCCAGGACAGCATCCGGGCCCGGCAGGACCGGTTGGCACAGGCGTTGTCGGCGGTCTACGACCGGCTCGCCGACGGGCAGCGGATGCTGCTGGAGTACAAGCTCTTCGAGCCGGCCTTCTACACGATGGACGTGCCGGACTGGGGCACCGCGTACGCGCACTGCCGGCGGCTGGGGCCGAAGGCGCAGGTGGTGATCGACACCGGGCACCACGCCCCGGGCACGAACATCGAGTTCATCGTGGCGTTCCTGCTCCGGGAGGAGAAGCTCGGGGCGTTCGACTTCAACTCCCGGTTCTACGCCGACGACGACCTGATGGTCGGCGCCGCCGACCCGTTCCAGCTGTTCCGGATCATGCACGAGATCGTGCTGGCCGACGCGCTGCGGCCGGAGTCGGGCGTCAACTTCATGCTCGACCAGTGCCACAACATCGAGCCGAAGATCCCGGCCCAGATCCGCTCGGTGCTCAACGTGCAGGAGGCGACCGCCAAGGCGCTGCTGGTCGACGCCGGGGCGCTGGCCGCCGCGCAGGCCGCCGGGGACGTGCTCGGCGCCAACGGAGTCCTGATGGACGCGTACCACACCGATGTCCGGCCGATGCTGCGCGAGCTGCGCACGGAGC
- a CDS encoding L-rhamnose mutarotase encodes MRRVCFVLRVRPDLLAEYRRRHAAVWPEMLTALRAAGWHDYSLFLHDDGLLVGHFRTADLAASLAAMERTEVNARWQAEMAPFFVGLDGRRPDEGFPVLDEIFNLDDQLAAIDGDPAAGSEPPPAPQPREA; translated from the coding sequence GTGCGGAGAGTCTGCTTCGTGCTGCGGGTCCGGCCCGACCTGCTTGCCGAATACCGCCGACGGCACGCCGCCGTCTGGCCCGAGATGCTCACCGCCCTGCGCGCCGCCGGCTGGCACGACTACTCGCTGTTCCTGCACGACGATGGCCTGCTGGTCGGGCACTTCCGCACCGCCGACCTGGCCGCCTCGCTGGCCGCCATGGAACGCACCGAGGTGAACGCGCGCTGGCAGGCCGAGATGGCGCCGTTCTTCGTCGGGCTCGACGGGCGCCGCCCGGACGAGGGCTTCCCGGTGCTCGACGAGATCTTCAACCTCGACGACCAGCTCGCCGCCATCGACGGCGACCCGGCGGCCGGGTCCGAACCACCACCGGCTCCCCAGCCACGAGAGGCGTGA
- a CDS encoding substrate-binding domain-containing protein, translating to MAGPTISIRDVATQAGVSVGTVSNVLNRPDIVAASTRTRVLAAINALGFVPNDAARQLRRGRGRTIGLVVLDVANPFFTDVAKGVEDTTGAAGMAVIFCNSNGDPARESAYLDLLEEQRVRGVLITPVDDANERLVRLRDRGVLVILLDRRSTRPDVCSVSVDDVLGGELALRHLVEAGHRQIAFVGGPWRLEQVRDRWTGAVRALRDAGRDEGDLRRFDTPSLTVAAGRDAAARILGQPRSGRATAVFCANDLLALGILQELTRQQVRVPEEIALVGYDDIDFAAAAAVPLSSVRQPRQRLGQTAAQLLLDETEDPTGHRHQQVVFEPELVVRESSRYARPAG from the coding sequence GTGGCGGGCCCCACGATCAGCATCCGGGACGTCGCGACCCAGGCCGGCGTCTCGGTCGGCACCGTGTCGAACGTCCTGAACCGGCCCGACATCGTCGCCGCCTCCACCCGCACCCGGGTGCTGGCCGCGATCAACGCGTTGGGCTTCGTCCCCAACGACGCCGCCCGGCAGCTGCGCCGGGGGCGGGGCCGCACCATCGGCCTGGTCGTGCTCGACGTGGCCAACCCGTTCTTCACCGACGTTGCCAAGGGGGTCGAGGACACCACCGGCGCGGCCGGGATGGCGGTGATCTTCTGCAACAGCAACGGCGACCCGGCCCGGGAGAGCGCCTACCTCGACCTGCTGGAGGAGCAGCGGGTACGCGGGGTCCTGATCACCCCCGTGGACGACGCCAACGAGCGGCTGGTCCGGCTGCGCGACCGTGGGGTACTGGTGATCCTGCTGGACCGGCGGTCGACCCGCCCGGACGTCTGCTCGGTGTCGGTGGACGACGTACTCGGCGGTGAGCTGGCCCTGCGGCACCTGGTCGAGGCCGGGCACCGCCAGATCGCCTTCGTCGGCGGCCCGTGGCGGCTGGAACAGGTCCGGGACCGGTGGACCGGCGCGGTCCGGGCGCTGCGCGACGCCGGTCGCGACGAGGGCGACCTGCGCCGGTTCGACACTCCCAGCCTGACCGTGGCCGCCGGGCGGGACGCCGCCGCCCGGATCCTCGGGCAGCCCCGCTCGGGGCGGGCCACCGCGGTGTTCTGCGCCAACGACCTGTTGGCGCTGGGCATCCTGCAGGAGCTGACCCGCCAGCAGGTCCGGGTGCCCGAGGAGATCGCGCTGGTCGGCTACGACGACATCGACTTCGCGGCAGCCGCCGCGGTCCCACTCTCCTCGGTCCGCCAGCCCCGGCAGCGCCTCGGCCAGACCGCCGCGCAGCTGCTGCTGGACGAGACGGAGGACCCGACCGGCCACCGCCACCAGCAGGTGGTCTTCGAGCCGGAGCTGGTGGTCCGGGAGTCCAGCCGGTACGCCCGGCCGGCCGGCTGA
- a CDS encoding PmoA family protein, with amino-acid sequence MGEDRTGTRLRVHGETVAEYVVAPEIDPRWGPRPHLHPVRTLGGQPVTDTLPEDHRWHLGVSVAMQDVAGHNLWGGRTYVRDTGYTWLDDHGRISHDAWTRRADDGFTERLRWLGRSGETLLTEDRTVVAGPLPGRSDAWSLGVAYTLTAPADRDITLGSPATNGRPGGAGYGGFFWRAAPGRADTFTAGADGEDGVNGSTEPWLAFVGRPADGNPYTLIFSGLGEGDHWFVRTGIYPGVCVALAFERPLPIPAGTAVHRRHRVVVADGTLHRAEAADLAGPT; translated from the coding sequence ATGGGCGAGGACCGGACCGGGACCCGGCTGCGGGTACACGGCGAGACCGTCGCCGAGTACGTCGTGGCACCCGAGATCGACCCCCGCTGGGGGCCCCGGCCCCACCTGCATCCGGTCCGGACCCTCGGCGGCCAGCCGGTCACCGACACGCTTCCCGAGGACCACCGCTGGCATCTCGGCGTCTCCGTGGCGATGCAGGACGTCGCCGGCCACAACCTCTGGGGCGGCCGGACCTACGTCCGCGACACCGGCTACACCTGGCTCGACGACCACGGCCGGATCAGCCACGACGCCTGGACGCGGCGGGCCGACGACGGCTTCACCGAGCGGCTACGCTGGCTCGGCCGCTCCGGCGAGACGCTGCTCACCGAGGACCGCACGGTGGTGGCGGGGCCGCTCCCCGGCCGGTCCGACGCCTGGTCGCTGGGGGTGGCGTACACCCTGACCGCCCCGGCCGACCGGGACATCACCCTGGGTAGTCCGGCCACCAACGGACGGCCGGGCGGCGCCGGCTACGGCGGGTTCTTCTGGCGGGCGGCGCCGGGCCGGGCCGACACCTTCACCGCCGGCGCCGACGGCGAGGATGGGGTCAACGGCTCGACCGAGCCGTGGCTGGCGTTCGTGGGCAGGCCCGCCGACGGGAACCCGTACACGCTGATCTTCTCCGGGCTGGGGGAGGGCGACCACTGGTTCGTGCGGACCGGCATCTACCCCGGGGTGTGCGTCGCGCTGGCGTTCGAGCGGCCGCTGCCGATCCCGGCCGGCACGGCCGTGCACCGCCGGCACCGGGTGGTGGTCGCCGACGGGACGCTGCACCGGGCCGAGGCAGCCGACCTGGCTGGACCGACCTGA
- a CDS encoding TIGR03086 family metal-binding protein gives MNLLTAYRWSLADFADRVGQVGFDQWAAPTPCADWDVRTLVNHVVGEQLWSVPLLAGATLAEVGDRFAGDVLGADPAGAAREAADAAARAVDDPAVLDRTVQLSIGPTVGAEYLHQLLAEHLVHGWDLAMGLGAPPQLDGGAVRECATWFADRVGMYRSGGLTDEGVPVPAGASEQDRLIAAFGRDPGWRADA, from the coding sequence ATGAACCTGCTGACCGCGTACCGGTGGAGCCTGGCGGACTTCGCCGACCGGGTCGGCCAGGTCGGCTTCGACCAGTGGGCGGCCCCCACCCCGTGCGCCGACTGGGACGTCCGCACCCTGGTCAATCACGTGGTCGGTGAGCAGCTGTGGTCCGTACCCCTGCTCGCCGGCGCGACGCTCGCCGAGGTGGGTGACCGGTTCGCCGGTGACGTGCTCGGCGCGGACCCGGCGGGCGCGGCCCGGGAGGCGGCCGACGCGGCGGCCCGGGCGGTGGACGACCCGGCGGTGCTGGACCGGACGGTGCAGCTGTCGATCGGTCCCACCGTCGGCGCGGAGTACCTGCACCAACTGCTGGCGGAGCACCTGGTGCACGGCTGGGACCTGGCGATGGGGCTGGGCGCTCCGCCGCAGTTGGACGGCGGGGCGGTGCGCGAGTGCGCGACCTGGTTCGCCGACCGGGTCGGGATGTACCGGTCCGGCGGCCTGACCGACGAGGGGGTGCCGGTGCCGGCCGGCGCCAGCGAGCAGGACCGGCTGATCGCCGCCTTCGGCCGCGACCCCGGCTGGCGCGCCGACGCCTGA
- a CDS encoding TetR/AcrR family transcriptional regulator: MTRRAAEVRLDALLRTACDVIVERGLANTRTADVAQAAGVSQALVFYHFATKERMLAQAFAYAAERDLARLDAVLRSAAGPLMKLKKILRLYAPTGRSKCWPMWIDGWAESLRTPELERVSRRLDLRRTEALGAVIADGVRDGVFDCDDPSGAAWRINGLIDGLAVQVAVHDRVISRRTFAQWVRLATARELGLRPEQLD; encoded by the coding sequence GTGACAAGACGTGCGGCCGAGGTCCGCCTTGACGCGCTGCTGCGCACCGCCTGTGACGTGATTGTGGAGCGAGGACTGGCGAACACCCGCACCGCCGACGTGGCCCAGGCCGCCGGGGTGAGTCAGGCTCTGGTCTTCTACCACTTCGCGACCAAGGAGCGGATGCTCGCGCAGGCCTTCGCCTACGCGGCCGAGCGGGATCTGGCCCGGCTGGACGCGGTGCTCCGCTCCGCCGCCGGCCCACTGATGAAGCTGAAGAAGATCCTCCGGTTGTACGCCCCGACCGGGCGGTCGAAGTGTTGGCCGATGTGGATCGACGGCTGGGCGGAGTCACTGCGCACCCCCGAGCTGGAGCGGGTCTCCCGCCGGCTGGATCTGCGCCGGACCGAGGCGCTCGGCGCGGTGATCGCCGACGGGGTCCGGGACGGCGTCTTCGACTGCGACGACCCGTCCGGTGCGGCCTGGCGGATCAACGGCCTGATCGACGGGCTGGCGGTCCAGGTCGCCGTGCACGACCGGGTGATCTCCCGCCGCACCTTCGCCCAGTGGGTCCGGCTCGCCACCGCGCGGGAACTGGGGCTGCGGCCCGAGCAGTTGGACTGA
- a CDS encoding site-specific integrase, with amino-acid sequence MAWVEKRGDMWRVRFRNPDGSVATDSAHPTKTAASTRANAIETDQQRDVFINPEHGRITLNEWVEQWLDAHDVGASTFERYRSHLDIHILPRFGDTPLNAITRMAVKRWVKDLNQRRADSTVASILSLFSMVMGEAVEERRITMNPCRRLRNTSLHRPERPWANPTQVNEIASRITPPNDTMIITAAYTGMRWGELAGLRRPNCKLGDGRILIDPDEGALHEVGGHLTLGPPKTPAAVRDILLPPFLIELLRTHLDNHDHDHVFTGRDGGLHRRSSFHRRHWRPATDGNPTTGIPAIIRGLHFHDLRHSHKTWLIEDDVPEVAQAKRLGHRLPGIRGIYSHVSPLVEQRLVDRLQARWERTPRPAAGDNLGN; translated from the coding sequence ATGGCCTGGGTCGAAAAGCGCGGCGACATGTGGCGCGTCAGGTTCCGCAACCCCGACGGCAGCGTCGCCACCGACAGCGCCCACCCCACCAAAACGGCCGCCAGCACCCGCGCGAACGCGATCGAAACCGACCAGCAGCGCGACGTGTTCATCAACCCCGAACACGGCAGGATCACCCTCAACGAATGGGTTGAACAGTGGCTCGACGCCCACGACGTCGGCGCGTCGACCTTCGAACGCTACCGCTCACACCTCGACATCCACATCCTGCCCCGCTTCGGCGACACCCCCCTCAACGCCATCACCCGGATGGCCGTCAAACGATGGGTCAAAGACCTCAACCAGCGGCGCGCCGACTCCACCGTCGCCAGCATCCTCAGCCTGTTCTCCATGGTCATGGGAGAAGCCGTCGAGGAACGCCGCATCACCATGAACCCCTGCCGCCGGCTGCGCAACACCTCCCTGCACCGCCCAGAACGGCCCTGGGCCAACCCGACACAGGTCAACGAGATCGCCAGCCGCATCACCCCACCGAACGACACGATGATCATCACCGCGGCCTACACCGGCATGCGCTGGGGCGAACTGGCCGGCCTGCGCCGGCCCAACTGCAAACTCGGCGACGGCCGCATCCTCATCGACCCCGACGAAGGCGCGTTGCACGAGGTCGGCGGTCACCTCACCCTCGGCCCGCCCAAGACCCCGGCCGCGGTCCGCGACATCCTCCTGCCGCCGTTCCTCATCGAACTGCTCCGCACCCACCTCGACAACCACGACCACGACCACGTCTTCACCGGCCGCGACGGCGGCCTGCACCGCCGCTCCAGCTTCCACCGCCGCCACTGGCGCCCCGCCACCGACGGCAACCCCACCACCGGCATCCCCGCCATCATCCGCGGACTGCACTTCCACGACCTCCGACACAGCCACAAGACCTGGCTCATCGAAGACGACGTCCCCGAGGTCGCCCAAGCCAAACGACTCGGCCACCGGCTACCCGGCATCCGAGGCATCTACAGCCACGTCAGCCCTCTCGTCGAGCAACGCCTCGTCGACCGACTACAGGCACGCTGGGAACGCACCCCACGGCCAGCCGCCGGTGACAACCTTGGCAACTAG
- a CDS encoding helix-turn-helix domain-containing protein has translation MSDTPTPTNQPGPEPRLYTADQAAALLQISPSWLRRKATARSIPCTFIGKHLRFSPTDLEMIIKAGARTPPGQHRQ, from the coding sequence GTGAGCGATACGCCAACACCGACGAACCAGCCCGGCCCGGAGCCTCGTCTCTACACCGCCGACCAGGCCGCCGCGCTCCTGCAGATCAGCCCATCGTGGCTGCGTCGGAAGGCCACCGCACGCTCGATCCCCTGCACCTTCATCGGCAAACACCTACGGTTCTCCCCCACCGACCTGGAAATGATCATCAAGGCCGGCGCGCGAACCCCGCCGGGGCAGCACCGCCAGTGA
- a CDS encoding site-specific DNA-methyltransferase — protein sequence MTSPPLTPTPEPAPWWRAGPVSLHVGDAHEVLAALPDASVDCIVTSPPYWGLRSYDTGRWNGGRADCGHDAAPSRAGPHQPRTCPACEAVWTDGQYGQEPTIGEYVDRLVAVFDQARRVLHPHGTVWLNLGDSYAGTGPRTARPHGTRSVIGGNYNHRQWTPGAVAGLPAKNLIGIPWRVALALQANKWILRNAAVWAKTNGQPSSARDRLTTTYEMVFLLTRSPRYYFDLDAIRIPLKNPHDRRLRTSTGSRPGPGGHRARDTDPTRPRGKNPGDVWPYPTRALKEAHFAAYPIEIPLRCIAAGCRPEGVVLDPFSGAATTGLAALHLGRSYIGVDLSSQYAAIAKRRLLSHWPDLEDPPRQDGPCR from the coding sequence ATGACGAGCCCGCCCCTGACCCCGACGCCCGAGCCGGCCCCGTGGTGGCGTGCCGGCCCGGTCAGCCTGCACGTCGGTGACGCGCACGAGGTGCTCGCGGCGTTGCCCGACGCGTCGGTGGACTGCATCGTCACTTCCCCGCCCTATTGGGGGCTTCGCTCCTACGACACCGGCCGGTGGAACGGGGGCCGCGCCGACTGCGGCCACGACGCCGCGCCGAGCCGGGCAGGCCCGCACCAGCCGCGGACCTGTCCGGCATGCGAAGCGGTGTGGACCGATGGCCAGTACGGGCAGGAGCCCACCATCGGCGAGTACGTCGACCGCCTCGTGGCGGTGTTCGACCAGGCCCGCCGCGTCCTGCATCCGCACGGCACGGTGTGGCTCAACCTCGGCGACTCCTATGCCGGCACCGGCCCGCGCACCGCGCGACCGCACGGCACCCGCAGCGTCATCGGCGGCAACTACAACCACCGGCAGTGGACGCCCGGAGCCGTCGCTGGCCTGCCCGCGAAGAACCTCATCGGTATCCCGTGGAGGGTTGCCCTGGCCCTGCAGGCGAACAAGTGGATCCTGCGCAACGCGGCGGTCTGGGCGAAAACCAACGGCCAGCCCAGCTCCGCCCGCGACCGGTTGACCACTACCTACGAGATGGTCTTCCTGCTCACCCGCAGCCCCCGCTACTACTTCGACCTCGACGCGATCCGCATCCCGTTGAAGAACCCCCACGATCGTCGGCTGCGCACCTCGACCGGCAGCCGGCCCGGACCAGGCGGCCACCGCGCACGGGACACCGACCCCACCCGACCACGTGGGAAGAACCCCGGCGACGTGTGGCCCTACCCCACCCGGGCGCTCAAGGAAGCGCACTTCGCGGCCTACCCGATCGAGATCCCGCTACGGTGCATCGCCGCCGGATGCCGCCCCGAAGGCGTCGTCCTCGACCCGTTCAGCGGCGCCGCCACCACGGGCCTCGCCGCCCTGCACCTGGGCCGCTCCTACATCGGCGTCGACCTGAGCAGCCAGTACGCCGCGATCGCCAAACGGCGGCTGCTCTCACACTGGCCAGACCTGGAAGACCCGCCTCGGCAAGACGGGCCGTGCCGGTGA
- a CDS encoding DNA methyltransferase gives MPHRDEPDLAALLAEGYLGAVWLTGQAPSRDLRRGRYTRDSMTHPGKMLPTIPRYAIRTYTQPGDVVLDPMAGIGTTVIEAMYLGRHGIGVEYEPGWVAHATDNIRRAEQAGAPGRGEICHGDSTTLPSLLPSSMRGQVSLVITSPPYGSSTHGHVRTPGPRRGKVRKIHHKYGDADNLAYRDQGELADGFTAILTGCRQLLRSGGHVVVTARPYRRHGELIDIPGMVTAAGVNAGLELVEECVALICGVRDGVIIPRASFFQQKNIRDAIATGDPQWLLQHEDVLILRTPLADSELQARPSAARPGGSAGRDGASGGAA, from the coding sequence CTGCCGCACCGCGACGAGCCGGACCTCGCGGCGTTGCTCGCCGAGGGTTACCTGGGCGCGGTCTGGCTCACCGGGCAAGCTCCGTCGCGTGACCTGCGGCGGGGCCGCTACACCCGTGACTCTATGACCCACCCGGGCAAGATGTTGCCGACCATCCCCCGGTACGCCATCCGCACCTACACCCAACCTGGCGACGTGGTGCTCGATCCCATGGCCGGTATCGGCACCACCGTCATCGAGGCCATGTACCTGGGCCGTCACGGGATCGGGGTCGAGTACGAACCCGGGTGGGTCGCCCACGCGACCGACAACATCCGCCGGGCCGAACAGGCAGGTGCCCCCGGTCGGGGCGAGATCTGCCACGGTGACTCCACCACGCTGCCGTCGCTGCTGCCGTCGAGCATGCGCGGCCAGGTCTCGCTGGTGATCACCTCACCGCCGTACGGGTCGTCTACTCACGGGCACGTCCGCACGCCCGGTCCGAGACGCGGCAAGGTCCGCAAGATCCACCACAAGTACGGCGACGCGGACAACCTCGCCTACCGCGACCAGGGCGAGTTGGCCGACGGGTTCACCGCGATCCTCACCGGCTGCCGCCAACTGCTGCGTTCCGGCGGGCACGTGGTCGTCACGGCCCGGCCCTACCGCCGCCACGGCGAACTCATCGACATCCCCGGCATGGTCACCGCCGCCGGAGTCAACGCCGGCCTGGAACTGGTCGAGGAGTGCGTCGCTCTCATCTGCGGCGTCCGCGACGGCGTGATCATCCCCCGCGCCTCGTTCTTCCAGCAGAAGAACATCCGCGACGCCATCGCGACCGGCGACCCGCAATGGCTCCTCCAACACGAAGACGTCCTGATCCTCCGAACCCCACTCGCCGACAGCGAGCTCCAGGCACGACCGTCCGCCGCACGACCGGGAGGCAGCGCCGGGCGCGACGGCGCGTCCGGAGGTGCGGCATGA